In the genome of Mucisphaera calidilacus, one region contains:
- the lon gene encoding endopeptidase La translates to MAKKKSTPKSTPKTGRKTAGSQAKKSAKKPAKKLPRRVARVVGKKKPPTRRKRAAAETAQTPSPGNDALANTGTPPIPSELPILPLRGTVVFPGTITPISIGRASSRQLLDESLATSKFIGLFTQREETEEEPGIDDLYEMGTAAMVLKLVRQPDENLSIIVHGLKRVRALKATKTNPYLRAQVEEPSERPGSSKTFDAAIAQLREQARQLIELSPNAPEQALTVLLNIDDPGNLADFLAANIDLSVEQKQDILELTDVAKRVRAIHHHVSSRLQLAQLQAKIQEDVEIAIGDNQRKFFLREQIKAMQKELGEDTGDGEQLITRLREQLEQAAPPEAVMEEAQRELTRLEAIPPASPEHSVISSYIELIAELPWNTASEENLDLIEARAILDRDHFDLDKVKRRLIEYLAVRKLNPDSRGPILCLVGPPGVGKTSLGQSIADAMGRKFARLSLGGVRDEAEIRGHRRTYVGAMPGRIIQAIRRAGTNNPVLMLDEIDKLGADFRGDPASALLELLDPRQNNAFVDRYLDVPFDLSAVLFIATANYMGHVPPALHDRLEVIEIPGYTDHDKAAIARKYLIPRQLKEHGLRRSQCRWAAPAIHTVIEHYTREAGVRELDRQIAAVCRNVASEVASRPRRKGSRARTANGKPDSRSVTPDLVREALGPEKYVREIDDRTKPPGVATGLAYTPVGGEVLYVEAAAFPGKGGFKLTGQIGDVMKESAAAALSLFRGRAEALGYDPDKLAETDIHIHVPAGAIPKDGPSAGTSMFTAIASLLLDKPVRGRLAMTGEITLRGKVLPVGGIKEKTLAAERAGVRTVLLPKLNERDLEEIDPRVRKRLKFRFVDTIDQILDHALGVKTR, encoded by the coding sequence GTGGCCAAAAAGAAGAGCACCCCGAAAAGCACCCCGAAAACCGGCAGGAAGACCGCCGGCAGCCAGGCGAAGAAAAGCGCCAAGAAGCCGGCGAAGAAGCTTCCCCGACGCGTCGCACGGGTCGTCGGCAAGAAGAAGCCGCCCACGCGTCGCAAGCGGGCCGCCGCCGAGACCGCCCAGACACCCTCGCCCGGCAACGACGCGCTCGCCAACACCGGCACGCCGCCCATACCCTCGGAGCTGCCCATCCTCCCGCTCCGAGGCACCGTCGTTTTCCCGGGCACCATCACGCCGATCTCCATCGGCCGAGCCTCTTCGCGGCAACTCCTCGACGAGTCGCTCGCGACCAGCAAGTTCATTGGTCTCTTCACCCAACGCGAGGAGACCGAGGAGGAGCCGGGCATCGACGATCTATACGAGATGGGCACCGCCGCCATGGTGCTCAAACTCGTCCGGCAGCCCGACGAGAACCTCTCCATCATCGTTCACGGCCTCAAGCGCGTTCGTGCGCTCAAGGCCACGAAGACCAACCCCTACCTCCGCGCCCAGGTCGAGGAACCCTCCGAACGCCCCGGCTCGAGCAAGACCTTCGACGCGGCCATCGCTCAGCTACGCGAGCAGGCCCGGCAGCTCATCGAGCTCTCCCCCAACGCCCCCGAGCAGGCCCTGACCGTTCTGCTCAACATCGACGACCCCGGCAACCTTGCCGACTTCCTCGCCGCCAACATCGACCTCTCGGTCGAGCAGAAGCAGGACATCCTCGAGCTCACCGACGTCGCCAAACGCGTCCGCGCCATCCACCACCACGTCTCCTCACGACTCCAGCTCGCCCAGCTCCAGGCCAAGATCCAGGAAGACGTCGAGATCGCCATCGGCGACAACCAGCGCAAGTTCTTCCTCCGCGAGCAGATCAAGGCGATGCAGAAAGAGCTTGGCGAGGACACCGGCGACGGCGAACAGCTCATCACCCGGCTCCGCGAGCAGCTCGAGCAGGCAGCCCCGCCCGAGGCCGTCATGGAGGAGGCCCAGCGCGAGCTCACGCGTCTCGAGGCGATCCCGCCCGCCAGCCCCGAGCACTCGGTGATCAGCTCCTACATCGAACTCATCGCCGAGCTGCCCTGGAACACCGCCAGCGAGGAGAACCTCGACCTCATCGAGGCCCGTGCCATCCTCGACCGCGATCACTTCGACCTCGACAAAGTCAAGCGGCGGCTGATCGAGTACCTCGCCGTCCGCAAACTCAACCCCGACAGCCGCGGGCCGATTCTCTGCCTCGTCGGGCCGCCCGGCGTCGGCAAGACCAGCCTCGGCCAGTCGATCGCCGACGCCATGGGACGCAAATTCGCCCGACTCTCCCTCGGCGGCGTCCGGGACGAGGCCGAGATCCGCGGTCACCGTCGCACCTACGTCGGCGCCATGCCCGGACGCATCATCCAGGCCATCCGACGCGCCGGAACCAACAACCCCGTCCTCATGCTCGACGAGATCGACAAGCTCGGCGCCGACTTCCGAGGCGACCCCGCCTCCGCATTGCTTGAGCTGCTCGACCCCAGGCAGAACAACGCCTTCGTCGATCGTTACCTCGACGTCCCCTTCGACCTCTCCGCCGTGCTCTTTATCGCCACCGCCAACTACATGGGGCACGTCCCGCCCGCCCTGCACGACCGGCTCGAAGTGATCGAGATCCCCGGCTACACCGATCACGACAAGGCCGCCATCGCACGCAAGTACCTGATCCCCAGGCAGCTCAAGGAGCACGGCCTCCGCCGCAGCCAGTGCCGCTGGGCCGCGCCCGCCATACACACCGTCATCGAGCACTACACCCGCGAAGCCGGCGTCCGCGAACTCGACCGCCAGATCGCCGCCGTCTGCCGCAACGTCGCCTCCGAGGTGGCATCCAGGCCAAGGCGCAAGGGCTCCAGAGCCCGCACGGCCAACGGCAAGCCCGACTCACGCTCGGTCACGCCCGACCTCGTCCGCGAGGCACTCGGCCCCGAAAAGTATGTCCGCGAGATCGACGACCGCACCAAGCCTCCGGGCGTCGCGACCGGGCTCGCCTACACGCCGGTGGGCGGCGAAGTGCTCTACGTCGAGGCCGCCGCCTTCCCCGGGAAGGGCGGCTTCAAACTCACCGGGCAGATCGGCGACGTCATGAAAGAGTCCGCCGCCGCGGCACTCTCCCTCTTCCGCGGACGCGCCGAGGCCCTCGGGTACGACCCCGACAAGCTCGCCGAGACCGACATCCACATCCACGTCCCCGCCGGCGCCATCCCCAAGGACGGGCCCTCCGCGGGCACCTCGATGTTCACCGCCATCGCCTCGTTGCTGCTCGACAAGCCTGTCCGCGGACGACTCGCCATGACCGGCGAGATCACCCTCCGCGGCAAGGTCCTGCCCGTCGGCGGCATCAAGGAAAAAACACTCGCCGCCGAGCGTGCCGGCGTCCGCACCGTCCTGCTGCCTAAGCTCAATGAACGTGACCTTGAGGAGATCGACCCGCGCGTCCGCAAACGGCTCAAGTTCAGGTTTGTGGACACCATCGATCAGATCCTCGATCACGCGCTCGGCGTCAAGACACGCTGA
- a CDS encoding NfeD family protein: protein MAYCLAQAAPAAGASGSSNSLLIWGVLLIAIGFAIVVLEFFVPSAGVLAVVASACMVVGIVCLFLRDTTAGLIATVLVLIAMPVVIGWGVRLLPETPIFRWLTLDAPASKSEETEHASLVGQEGVAVKDLHPIGPCTINGKRMECLAQGGMIQAGSRVRVTSESAFEVKVRAIEEG from the coding sequence ATGGCATATTGTCTGGCCCAGGCCGCGCCGGCGGCGGGCGCGAGCGGCAGCTCGAACAGCCTCCTCATCTGGGGCGTGCTGCTGATCGCGATCGGTTTTGCCATCGTCGTGCTGGAGTTCTTCGTGCCCTCGGCGGGTGTGCTGGCGGTGGTTGCGTCGGCCTGCATGGTGGTCGGGATCGTCTGCCTCTTCCTGCGGGACACGACCGCGGGCCTGATCGCCACGGTCCTGGTGCTCATCGCGATGCCCGTGGTCATCGGCTGGGGCGTGCGTCTGCTGCCCGAAACGCCGATCTTCCGCTGGCTGACGCTCGATGCGCCCGCCTCAAAGAGCGAGGAAACCGAACACGCGTCGCTCGTGGGCCAGGAAGGGGTTGCCGTCAAGGACCTGCACCCGATCGGCCCCTGCACGATCAACGGCAAGCGGATGGAGTGCCTGGCGCAGGGCGGCATGATCCAAGCGGGCAGCCGGGTGCGTGTCACCTCGGAAAGTGCTTTTGAGGTCAAGGTCAGGGCGATCGAGGAGGGGTAA
- a CDS encoding cob(I)yrinic acid a,c-diamide adenosyltransferase: MKLYTRTGDDGTTALFGGQRVAKDALRVEVYGAVDELNAGLGLAITAAANPAHKGLVETLARVQSDLFDLGAHLATPDDTREEVRARLPVFEQATITGLERAIDEATQPVEELRAFILPGGCETAARLHHARTVCRRAERLAVQLADAEPIHPLAVTYLNRLSDLLFALARLANHNESHPETTWQPRRTEG, from the coding sequence TTGAAGCTCTACACACGCACTGGTGATGACGGCACGACCGCACTCTTTGGCGGGCAACGCGTCGCCAAGGATGCGCTCCGCGTCGAGGTCTACGGCGCTGTTGACGAACTCAACGCCGGCCTCGGCCTCGCCATCACTGCCGCCGCCAACCCCGCCCACAAGGGGCTCGTCGAGACCCTGGCACGCGTCCAGTCCGATCTCTTTGACCTCGGCGCCCACCTCGCCACACCCGACGACACCCGCGAGGAGGTCCGCGCACGCCTGCCCGTCTTCGAGCAAGCCACGATCACGGGCCTGGAGCGGGCGATCGATGAGGCGACGCAGCCCGTCGAGGAACTCAGAGCCTTCATTCTTCCCGGCGGGTGTGAGACCGCCGCACGACTCCACCACGCACGCACCGTCTGCCGACGCGCGGAACGACTCGCCGTCCAACTCGCCGACGCTGAACCGATACACCCCCTCGCCGTCACCTACCTCAACCGGCTCTCCGACCTGCTCTTTGCCCTGGCCCGGCTCGCCAACCACAACGAGTCCCACCCCGAAACCACCTGGCAGCCGCGGCGTACCGAGGGCTGA
- a CDS encoding sugar phosphate isomerase/epimerase family protein: MARPVTLFTGQWADLPFETMCEKASEFGYDGLELACWGDHFDVVQAAASDEYCKGRWEVLGRHDLTAFAVSNHLVGQAVCDHCDDRHKAILPEEVWGDGEVEGVRQRAAERMILTAQACRRFIDNKPGGAGSFPAVVNGFTGSSIWHATYAWPPTDQAYWDKGFKDFGDRWTPILDAYEKADVNFALEVHPTEIAFDIASAERAIEAVKGHKRFGFNYDPSHLGYQSVNYVRFIRDFADRIYHVHMKDAWWGHGDGTVGVFGGHTSFADPRRFWDFRSLGHGDVDFEEIIVALNDIGYAGPLSVEWEDSRMDREHGATESCEFVRSVDFPSSNLAFDAQFDR; the protein is encoded by the coding sequence ATGGCACGTCCCGTCACCCTCTTCACCGGCCAGTGGGCCGACCTGCCCTTCGAAACCATGTGCGAGAAGGCGTCGGAGTTCGGCTACGACGGCCTGGAACTCGCCTGCTGGGGCGACCACTTCGACGTCGTGCAGGCAGCGGCGAGCGACGAGTACTGCAAGGGCCGCTGGGAGGTCCTCGGCAGGCACGACCTGACGGCCTTCGCGGTCTCGAACCACCTCGTCGGCCAGGCGGTCTGCGATCACTGCGACGATCGGCACAAGGCGATCCTCCCCGAGGAGGTCTGGGGCGACGGCGAGGTCGAGGGTGTGCGTCAGCGAGCCGCCGAGCGGATGATCCTGACGGCGCAGGCCTGCCGGCGTTTCATCGACAACAAGCCGGGCGGCGCGGGGTCGTTCCCGGCGGTGGTGAACGGGTTCACGGGCTCGAGCATCTGGCACGCGACCTACGCCTGGCCGCCCACGGATCAGGCCTACTGGGACAAGGGCTTCAAGGACTTTGGCGACCGCTGGACGCCGATCCTCGACGCCTACGAGAAGGCCGACGTCAACTTCGCGCTGGAGGTGCACCCGACGGAGATCGCGTTCGACATCGCCTCCGCGGAGCGGGCGATCGAGGCGGTCAAGGGTCACAAGCGTTTCGGGTTCAACTACGACCCTTCGCACCTTGGCTACCAGAGCGTGAACTACGTGCGTTTCATCCGCGACTTCGCCGACCGCATCTACCATGTGCACATGAAGGACGCGTGGTGGGGCCACGGCGACGGCACGGTCGGTGTCTTCGGCGGGCACACCAGCTTTGCCGACCCGCGCCGCTTCTGGGACTTCCGCTCGCTCGGGCATGGCGACGTCGACTTCGAGGAGATCATCGTCGCGCTCAACGACATCGGCTACGCCGGCCCGCTGTCGGTGGAGTGGGAGGACTCGCGGATGGATCGCGAGCACGGCGCGACCGAGTCCTGCGAGTTCGTGCGGAGCGTTGACTTCCCGTCGAGCAACCTGGCTTTTGATGCCCAGTTCGACCGCTGA
- a CDS encoding type II secretion system protein: MRPRAWHSGFTLIELLVVISIIAILIGILMPSLSSARNAAKTVSCLNNEKQHIIATSVHTTDHDGFFPWTNWDNGRQNASANIPAGWLYDVDRRVNPGGEYVPEDLETGTMFRYIRTSDMWRCPLDEPEEDAPGSRKITSYVMNGAINSYTQRQDIPPVRVSHLRGNALIFWELDEEAPAGAWNDGSNSPDEGISRRHQGSGTATFVDGSVRTIPWDQWIEDLTVAPGPLWCDPRLEDGGYSRFF, from the coding sequence GTGCGACCACGAGCCTGGCATTCCGGATTCACGCTGATCGAGCTGCTGGTGGTGATCTCGATCATCGCGATCCTGATCGGGATCCTGATGCCGTCGCTGTCGAGTGCACGCAACGCGGCGAAGACGGTGAGCTGCCTGAACAATGAGAAGCAGCACATCATCGCGACGTCGGTGCACACGACGGACCACGACGGGTTTTTCCCCTGGACGAACTGGGACAACGGGCGTCAGAACGCATCGGCCAATATCCCGGCGGGGTGGTTGTATGACGTGGACCGTCGCGTAAACCCGGGCGGGGAGTACGTGCCCGAGGACCTGGAGACGGGCACGATGTTCCGGTACATCCGGACGAGTGACATGTGGCGCTGCCCGCTGGACGAGCCCGAGGAGGATGCGCCGGGGTCGCGGAAGATCACGAGCTACGTGATGAACGGGGCGATCAACAGCTACACGCAGCGTCAGGACATTCCGCCGGTGCGAGTCAGTCACCTGCGTGGCAACGCGTTGATCTTCTGGGAACTGGACGAGGAAGCGCCGGCGGGTGCCTGGAACGACGGCTCGAACTCGCCGGATGAGGGCATCAGCCGTCGGCATCAGGGCTCGGGGACGGCGACGTTCGTGGACGGCTCGGTGCGCACGATCCCGTGGGATCAGTGGATCGAGGACCTGACGGTTGCGCCCGGTCCGCTCTGGTGTGACCCCCGTCTCGAGGACGGCGGCTACAGCCGTTTCTTCTAG
- a CDS encoding MFS transporter, producing MNKAVASTKRPRPLWRNLNFTLMWTSTAASGFGDRIIMSSAWVLLGGLLATADSTSIQAGVSFFFFAPYILFSLPAGWLADRVPRKWIMLGCDETRGIAVLVGLAFLSGMFGATPDPDAVWWRVMAVVALAGTCAAVFNPARNAIVPEIIPRNQLQPANAVILGINVVASLCALQVFNLMTDGEQIKAMDFTSLQPALWMCACFYVVSGLFFAFLRPIEHQRVVENKANRSLGPAIRYTLRHRRLIVLIFFNILLWAAGALVFSSVPGLGRTHHDYAGEAMVGFVANVGSAVGLGMLGGALIIGLLGRRRESTWTLTGATTLLGLALIGIATVPSYLAAVMFGFLVGCLGNIAIVTTITTIQCLSPNYIRGRVMGITALSNTLISVLTYFSVWRVPNADVMIVIAVGCMGVLMLIVGATGFWLHLIRGPIPGNYVANGFWHFVRWYVLIYHRCRWVGRHHIPSRGKAILASNHTTGLDPLVMQAGSLRPIRWLMLTSYLFWPLNPLWRAIRPIAMEYGSNNTSKIRRLVEVLNDEEDLVGIFPEGSLQRTERELLPLQPGIVTIAKRTGAPIVPVHIHGTPLKHSMLLHFFWPGRVTVVFGRPWQPDPSLTKQAFLDELRRRMTELEAQIAVAHTLPCNG from the coding sequence ATGAACAAGGCTGTTGCGTCGACAAAACGCCCGCGTCCGCTCTGGCGGAACCTCAATTTCACCCTGATGTGGACGAGCACCGCGGCCTCGGGCTTCGGCGACCGGATCATCATGAGCAGCGCCTGGGTGCTGCTCGGGGGGCTGCTGGCGACCGCCGACTCGACGAGCATCCAGGCGGGCGTCAGTTTTTTCTTCTTCGCGCCCTACATCCTCTTCAGCCTGCCGGCGGGCTGGCTGGCGGACCGGGTCCCGCGGAAGTGGATCATGCTGGGGTGCGACGAGACACGCGGGATTGCCGTACTCGTCGGGCTGGCGTTCCTCTCAGGGATGTTCGGGGCGACCCCTGACCCCGATGCGGTGTGGTGGCGTGTCATGGCGGTGGTCGCGCTGGCGGGGACGTGTGCGGCGGTGTTCAACCCGGCACGCAACGCGATTGTCCCCGAGATCATCCCGCGTAATCAGCTGCAACCGGCCAACGCGGTGATCCTCGGCATCAACGTGGTGGCGTCTCTCTGCGCGCTGCAGGTCTTCAACCTGATGACCGACGGTGAGCAGATCAAGGCGATGGACTTCACCTCGCTCCAGCCGGCGTTGTGGATGTGTGCCTGTTTCTACGTCGTCTCGGGCCTGTTCTTTGCGTTCCTGCGGCCGATCGAGCACCAGCGAGTGGTCGAGAACAAGGCGAATCGTTCGCTCGGGCCCGCGATCCGGTACACCCTGCGGCACCGCAGGCTGATCGTCCTGATCTTCTTCAACATCCTGCTCTGGGCGGCGGGGGCGCTGGTCTTCTCGTCGGTCCCGGGGCTGGGGCGGACGCACCACGACTACGCCGGCGAAGCGATGGTGGGGTTTGTCGCGAACGTCGGCTCGGCGGTCGGCCTGGGCATGCTCGGCGGCGCACTGATCATCGGCCTGCTCGGGCGTCGACGGGAGTCGACGTGGACACTGACCGGCGCGACGACGCTGCTGGGCCTGGCGCTGATCGGTATCGCCACGGTTCCGTCGTACCTCGCCGCCGTGATGTTCGGCTTCCTGGTGGGTTGCCTGGGCAACATCGCGATCGTAACGACGATCACGACGATCCAGTGCCTGTCGCCGAACTACATCCGCGGGCGTGTCATGGGCATCACCGCCCTGTCGAACACGCTGATCAGCGTGCTGACCTATTTCAGCGTCTGGCGCGTGCCGAACGCCGACGTGATGATCGTGATCGCCGTCGGCTGCATGGGCGTGCTGATGCTCATCGTCGGCGCGACCGGGTTCTGGCTGCACCTGATCCGGGGCCCGATCCCGGGCAACTACGTGGCGAACGGCTTCTGGCACTTCGTGCGCTGGTACGTGCTGATCTACCACCGCTGCAGGTGGGTCGGCCGGCACCACATCCCGTCGCGGGGCAAGGCGATCCTCGCCTCGAACCACACGACGGGGCTTGACCCGCTGGTCATGCAGGCGGGGAGCCTGCGCCCGATCCGCTGGCTGATGCTCACGAGCTACCTCTTCTGGCCGCTCAACCCGCTCTGGCGAGCCATCAGGCCGATCGCGATGGAGTATGGCAGCAACAACACCTCGAAGATCCGCCGTCTCGTCGAAGTGCTCAACGACGAGGAGGACCTGGTCGGGATCTTCCCCGAGGGTTCCCTGCAGCGCACGGAGCGCGAGCTGCTGCCGCTCCAGCCGGGGATCGTGACGATCGCGAAACGCACGGGGGCACCGATCGTTCCGGTGCACATCCACGGGACACCCCTCAAGCACAGCATGCTGCTGCATTTCTTCTGGCCGGGGCGGGTGACCGTGGTCTTCGGCAGGCCCTGGCAGCCGGACCCGAGTCTCACGAAGCAGGCCTTCCTCGACGAACTGCGACGGCGGATGACCGAGTTGGAAGCACAGATAGCGGTCGCCCACACGCTGCCCTGCAACGGCTGA
- a CDS encoding Hsp20/alpha crystallin family protein has protein sequence METGWFRGDEACSFDSSWSPAINVFRTPTELHVCLDLAGVEPTSISVEFAEGQLVVRGERVCPQPEIVDPSKGRIEVMEIDYGSFVRVIEVPVRLDLTSVRQVYDRGLMHLTLPLVSRTETEIPGSTETPSSVG, from the coding sequence ATGGAAACAGGTTGGTTTCGAGGCGACGAGGCCTGCTCGTTCGACTCCTCGTGGTCGCCCGCCATCAACGTCTTCCGGACGCCCACCGAGCTGCACGTCTGCCTCGACCTCGCAGGCGTCGAGCCCACCTCGATCTCCGTCGAATTCGCCGAGGGCCAGCTCGTGGTCCGTGGCGAACGCGTCTGCCCCCAGCCCGAGATCGTCGACCCCAGCAAGGGACGCATCGAGGTCATGGAGATCGACTACGGATCCTTTGTCCGCGTGATCGAGGTGCCCGTCCGACTCGACCTCACCAGCGTGCGGCAGGTCTACGATCGCGGGCTCATGCACCTGACCCTCCCGCTGGTCAGCCGAACCGAAACCGAAATCCCAGGCTCGACCGAGACACCCTCGTCCGTCGGTTGA
- the hflK gene encoding FtsH protease activity modulator HflK produces MAPPPPSPGQPPEMNPADIIALLWKRYAAGVTPIVIVILLMGVGAWTSVYTVATEGEAVVKRFGRVARVAEPGLNFKLPFFIETATFVPTERVLKEEFGFRTVEPGQRTTYTKTAQDLEVSLMLTGDLNVIDVEWVVQYQIADPVKFLHSVRAPVETLRDIAEATMRQIVGNRVASDVLTIGRTQIAVEMKEGLTRSLDAYDIGIAITSIELQDVLPPERVKPAFDDVNAAQQERERLINEAERSRNQVLARAEGEALQLVAQAEGYAAERVNTARGQAERYLALLEAYEAAPQVTRQRMFLEAIDDVLPAVGQIYVIEPGQTGPLPLLNLGNGQPANATKGGSR; encoded by the coding sequence ATGGCACCGCCACCCCCCAGCCCGGGCCAGCCGCCCGAAATGAATCCAGCCGACATCATCGCGCTGCTCTGGAAGCGATACGCCGCCGGCGTTACGCCCATCGTCATCGTGATCCTCCTGATGGGCGTCGGTGCCTGGACCTCGGTCTACACCGTCGCTACCGAGGGCGAGGCGGTCGTCAAACGCTTTGGGCGCGTCGCCCGGGTCGCCGAGCCGGGGCTGAACTTCAAGCTGCCCTTCTTCATCGAGACCGCCACGTTCGTCCCCACCGAGCGTGTCCTCAAGGAAGAGTTCGGTTTCCGTACCGTCGAGCCGGGCCAGCGGACCACCTACACCAAGACCGCTCAGGACCTCGAGGTCTCCTTGATGCTGACCGGCGACCTCAACGTCATCGACGTCGAGTGGGTCGTCCAGTACCAGATCGCCGACCCCGTCAAGTTCCTCCACTCGGTTCGTGCGCCCGTCGAGACCCTCCGCGACATCGCCGAGGCGACCATGCGGCAGATCGTCGGCAACCGTGTCGCTTCGGACGTGCTCACAATCGGGCGTACGCAGATCGCCGTCGAGATGAAAGAGGGCCTGACACGCTCGCTCGACGCCTACGACATCGGCATCGCCATCACCTCCATCGAACTGCAGGACGTCCTGCCGCCCGAGCGCGTCAAGCCCGCCTTCGACGACGTCAACGCCGCCCAGCAGGAACGCGAACGATTGATCAACGAGGCGGAGCGGTCACGCAACCAGGTGCTCGCCCGCGCCGAGGGTGAGGCCCTCCAGCTCGTCGCCCAGGCCGAGGGCTACGCCGCCGAACGCGTGAACACCGCACGCGGCCAGGCTGAACGCTACCTCGCCCTGCTCGAAGCCTACGAGGCCGCTCCGCAGGTCACGCGCCAGCGGATGTTCCTCGAAGCGATCGACGACGTGCTCCCCGCCGTCGGGCAGATATATGTCATCGAACCCGGACAGACCGGGCCGCTCCCGCTGCTGAACCTCGGCAACGGCCAGCCCGCGAACGCAACGAAGGGAGGGTCACGCTGA
- the folE2 gene encoding GTP cyclohydrolase FolE2, with protein sequence MTDTYPTNGSHAMPDVQGSRDERNIAINRVGVKGVRYPITLLDRKSGGEQHTVAMVDMYVALPADQKGTHMSRFLEVLNAHHRSIHSDDVMAMCREMKQRLDAEEAHLQVTFPYFIDKPAPVSGQVGKIDVEVTFTCTTTGNTDDFILGVKVPATSLCPCSKEISAYGAHNQRCEMMVEVRVAEDAVMWVEDLVKVAENAASTQVFSVLKRPDEKYVTEAAYDNPKFVEDIVRDLALALESDDRVTWYRVDSENYESIHNHNAFACIERDKQ encoded by the coding sequence ATGACTGATACGTACCCGACCAACGGATCGCACGCCATGCCCGATGTTCAGGGCAGCCGCGACGAGCGCAACATCGCGATCAACCGCGTCGGCGTCAAGGGCGTGCGTTATCCGATCACGCTGCTGGACCGCAAGAGCGGCGGCGAGCAGCACACGGTGGCCATGGTGGACATGTACGTGGCCCTGCCCGCCGACCAGAAGGGCACGCACATGAGCCGCTTCCTCGAGGTGCTCAACGCCCATCACCGCTCGATCCACTCGGACGACGTGATGGCGATGTGCCGCGAGATGAAGCAGCGTCTCGACGCGGAAGAGGCACACCTGCAGGTGACCTTCCCCTACTTCATCGACAAGCCGGCCCCGGTCTCGGGCCAGGTGGGCAAGATCGACGTCGAGGTGACTTTCACCTGCACAACGACGGGTAACACCGACGACTTCATCCTTGGCGTCAAGGTGCCGGCAACCAGCCTGTGCCCCTGCTCCAAGGAGATCTCCGCGTACGGTGCGCACAATCAGCGTTGCGAGATGATGGTCGAGGTCCGTGTCGCCGAGGATGCCGTAATGTGGGTCGAAGATCTGGTCAAGGTCGCTGAGAACGCGGCGAGCACGCAGGTCTTCTCGGTACTTAAGCGACCGGACGAGAAGTACGTGACCGAGGCCGCGTACGACAACCCGAAGTTCGTCGAGGACATCGTGCGTGACCTCGCTCTAGCGCTCGAGTCTGACGATCGTGTGACGTGGTACCGGGTCGACAGTGAGAACTACGAATCCATCCACAACCACAACGCGTTCGCCTGCATCGAGCGCGATAAGCAATGA
- the hflC gene encoding protease modulator HflC → MIRGLAIILFFIVIIVLAGSLYQLDETEQAVILRFQQPVGNAVTEAGIHFKLPFIDDVRRFDKRLLAWDGDPNQIPTLERQFIKIDTTARWRIIDPLLFLQRVRDESGAQSRLDDVIDSVVRDSVSSTNLAQLVQSSDWAGGVISDSQNPPASEGDQPAGREELEALILRKASANMDQFGIELVDVRIKRVNYVPSVQARVFDRMITERQRVAQQYRSEGEGEASRIQGETQRDLAQITSSAQRDAEIIRGKADAEATNIYAGAYGKDPEFYAFMRTLESYSKTLSGGTTLLLSADAPYFHYLKGEKLED, encoded by the coding sequence ATGATCCGAGGACTCGCCATCATCCTGTTTTTCATCGTCATCATTGTCCTCGCCGGCTCGCTCTACCAGCTCGACGAGACCGAGCAGGCCGTCATTCTTCGCTTCCAGCAGCCGGTTGGCAACGCGGTAACCGAGGCAGGGATTCACTTCAAGCTGCCCTTCATCGACGATGTCCGCCGCTTCGACAAACGCCTGCTCGCGTGGGATGGCGACCCGAACCAGATCCCCACGCTCGAACGACAGTTCATCAAGATCGACACCACCGCACGCTGGCGGATCATCGACCCGCTGCTCTTCCTCCAGCGAGTCCGTGACGAGTCCGGCGCCCAGTCACGCCTCGACGACGTGATCGATTCCGTTGTCCGCGACTCGGTCTCCAGCACCAACCTCGCGCAGCTCGTCCAGTCTTCTGACTGGGCCGGTGGCGTCATCAGCGACAGCCAGAATCCCCCCGCCTCCGAGGGTGATCAGCCCGCCGGCCGCGAAGAGCTCGAAGCGCTGATCCTCCGCAAAGCCTCCGCCAACATGGATCAGTTTGGCATCGAACTTGTCGACGTACGCATCAAACGCGTCAACTACGTCCCCTCGGTCCAGGCTCGCGTCTTCGACCGCATGATCACCGAACGCCAACGCGTCGCCCAGCAGTACCGCTCCGAGGGCGAGGGCGAGGCCTCACGAATCCAAGGCGAAACGCAGCGCGACCTCGCGCAGATCACCTCCAGCGCCCAGCGGGACGCCGAGATCATCCGCGGCAAGGCCGATGCCGAAGCGACCAACATCTACGCCGGCGCCTACGGCAAAGACCCCGAGTTCTACGCCTTCATGCGCACCCTGGAGAGTTATTCAAAGACACTCAGCGGAGGAACAACACTGTTGCTCTCTGCTGATGCGCCTTACTTTCATTATCTGAAAGGTGAGAAGCTCGAGGACTAG